The genomic region TCAGACGCTCCTTCCCGTAAAAATCCTTTTTCCGGACAATCAGACATGATGTTCCACGGAAAAGACGGAGATCCCGGGCGAAAGGATGGGTTCGATATCTCACGGAAACCTGAATTTACCGATTCTATGGCAGGTAAGCCTCCGTTTATCCGTCATGGTGACAGGCCGTTTCCCGATAAAGGTTTTGCTCCGCACCGGCTGGCGCCTTTCCGGTGGGGCCCGATATTGAATAACTGGTTACTGGCCATCTTACTGGTAGGATGTAATATTGCCATTCGTCTTCTGTTCAAATCCATCCGTGATGCCCGCCGTTTCGAAGAGCTGGAAACCCAGACATTGAAAGCGGAACTCGATTACCTGAAAGCACAGGTTAATCCGCATTTTTTCATGAATACGCTCAATAATATACATGCATTGATCGATATCGATGCCGAAAAAGCAAAAGATACTGTTATCGAATTGTCCCGGATCATGCGGTATGTATTGTATGAAGCCGATAAAGCCCTGGTACCGCTTCAAAAGGAAATCGAATTTCTCGGGAATTACATATCCCTGATGCGAATCCGTTTTTCGGATGATGTGGAGATCACCACCGTTTATCCCGACCCGCTTCCCGACCTCCTTCTTCCTCCGCTTATCCTGATCCCCCTGCTCGAAAATGCGT from Bacteroidales bacterium harbors:
- a CDS encoding sensor histidine kinase, whose protein sequence is MKARNQVLLENGIYFLIWIVIFLVPLFGYNDNQGIRWDDVRDFWLRLLPFFSLFLVNNYLLLPFLFLKKKYIAYSCSVLFLIVLLSFFFFSGPSDAPSRKNPFSGQSDMMFHGKDGDPGRKDGFDISRKPEFTDSMAGKPPFIRHGDRPFPDKGFAPHRLAPFRWGPILNNWLLAILLVGCNIAIRLLFKSIRDARRFEELETQTLKAELDYLKAQVNPHFFMNTLNNIHALIDIDAEKAKDTVIELSRIMRYVLYEADKALVPLQKEIEFLGNYISLMRIRFSDDVEITTVYPDPLPDLLLPPLILIPLLENAFKHGISHQETSYIHTRLFVSDGYLSYEVTNSSFSEPAGEKGVGIENLQKRLALLFDSDYVLDLRNEEKAYIAILKIPVK